The genomic interval AAACACCGACGGAGACGGCAACGGATATGCCCCCACCGCCAACCTTCACGGAGACGCCGACTCCCACCCCGACGGCAACCCCAACAGACACAGCGACGCCCTAAAATCAGGATTCTAAGGCGCTGATCAACTCGTGAAAGGCTTTTTGTTGTGTGCGTGGGTCGCCTTCGGCAAAAACAATGCGCGGGCAGCGGCGTAAATCGTCGGGGATGGTTGCTTCCGCTAAAACAACGATGGTGATCGGTTTTTTCTGCCGTCTGAAGAATTCCCACGCCCCGGTAACCTTGCCATCACTAAGTGCCGCCGGAGACAGGATGAGGATCATCCGCGCCGAATCGTTCAGAGCGGGGTGAACGCCCGCCGCCCATTGAATGGCAGGCGTTGGCGTTTCGCTCGCTTCGTTCGCCTCAATCCAGGTGTGTATCCCCGCTTGTTGAAGATCGGCGGCTAATTTCTGGGCAAAAGGGGCATCGGCGGGGGTGTGGTTGATATAGGTGGCGGGCAGTGTCCGTCTGCGTCCGGTGGTTGCCACTTTTGTGAGCGGTTCAACGCGAATGGCGCTGGGGCGTGTTAGGGTGCGGTGGGCATCAGTCATCCCCATCCGAAAGACCGTTGAGGCGCAATCGGGACACACCCCCCGCGTGCCGGGTGCGCCCTTGCTTGTCCACACGGGCTGTGGGTCTTCAATCTCTACTATCGCTCGGCAGCGCACACAGTAACCCTCGATGGGCGTCTCGTCCTCGTCATCATCGGAAATATCGGAGATCAAATTGTCGTCTGAAACCATGTTCGCCCCTTGTGGTGTGGAAAATTCCCTACCGCATCCCCATAGAGGCGACCCGGTGTGGTTGCCCGCCACGCTTATTGACCTAAGTGTCTATCCGTAAATTATAGGTAAGGTTTAGGGCA from Anaerolineales bacterium carries:
- a CDS encoding toll/interleukin-1 receptor domain-containing protein; this encodes MVSDDNLISDISDDDEDETPIEGYCVRCRAIVEIEDPQPVWTSKGAPGTRGVCPDCASTVFRMGMTDAHRTLTRPSAIRVEPLTKVATTGRRRTLPATYINHTPADAPFAQKLAADLQQAGIHTWIEANEASETPTPAIQWAAGVHPALNDSARMILILSPAALSDGKVTGAWEFFRRQKKPITIVVLAEATIPDDLRRCPRIVFAEGDPRTQQKAFHELISALES